A genomic window from Lotus japonicus ecotype B-129 chromosome 1, LjGifu_v1.2 includes:
- the LOC130733701 gene encoding pumilio homolog 1-like isoform X4, with the protein MVSDSYSSKKMSDVAIRSMMKNGDFGEDLAALRRQQVEANERERELAMLRSGSAPPTVDGSLTAVGGLYGGSGGGGRYFGNEDEIRADPGYADYYYSSANLNPRLPPPLVSKEDWRFAQQMKGGSKVGGIGDRRTLSGRVYDDGGNGDMSLFSMQQRAGFNKDDGGLKQQQRRSAAEWAGGNDGLIGLPALGLGRRQRSIAEGEMNGATSASQQPHHLPVGNVFDDIPGKSESHYAYLQQELDALQSGGNKRGISGAQNLFGSASQSYASALGASLSRSSTPDTQLLPRAASPCLPPIGDGRSGSVDKRSSNGQNSFNGISSNLNEPSDLVSALAGMNLSQNDVIDDEKHPQSPRHNESDYTHDVKQHAYLNRSDSLPFQRSAATQPYLKASRSSGFGLDLNNSSLYANELLESHRVGGVSVNSHLKGPSTPNFTSRGNSAAHYPNLDDLSIPYANYGMAGYANNPSSPSMMAGQLGNGNLPHFYEHAAALPALGVNAMDSRALGRGATLGPLMAASELQNARGFGSHGAGSTHQMPLMDPLYLQYLRSGEVSSAQLAALNESAINREYLNASFRDLASLQKAYLESLIVPQKSHFGAPYLGKSASLSPNSGRNPSYGLGMTYPGSPLAGSVYPNSFYGPSSPMSQSERNMRLSGMRNVAGSVMGAWQANTVGSLDENFPSSLLDEFKSNKTKCFELAEIAGHVVDFSSDQYGSRFIQQKLETATMDEKNMVFHEIMPQALSLMTDVFGNYVIQKFFEHGTPAQIRELADQLTSHVLTLSLQMYGCRVIQKAIEVVGLDQQTQMVAELDGHIMRCVRDQNGNHVIQKCIECVPEDSIQFIVSTFYDQVVTLSTHPYGCRVIQRVLEYCHDPKTQQIMMDEILQSVCMLAQDQYGNYVVQHVLEHGKPHERSAIIKELTGQIVQMSQQKFASNVIEKCLSFGTPAERQFLVNEMLGSTDENEPLQAMMKDQFANYVVQKVLETCDDQQLELILNRIKVHLNALKKYTYGKHIVARVEKLVAAGERRISFLTLNPAQVV; encoded by the exons ATGGTTAGTGATAGCTACTCGTCGAAGAAGATGTCTGATGTGGCGATTCGATCGATGATGAAGAACGGTGATTTCGGCGAGGATTTGGCGGCGCTGAGGCGGCAGCAGGTGGAGGCGaatgagagggagagagaacTCGCGATGCTGCGAAGTGGGTCGGCGCCTCCTACGGTGGATGGTTCGTTGACGGCGGTTGGAGGGCTGTACGGTGGTTCTGGTGGCGGCGGAAGGTATTTTGGGAATGAGGATGAGATTCGTGCTGATCCGGGGTATGCTGATTATTACTACTCGAGCGCGAATCTGAACCCGCGGTTGCCGCCGCCTCTGGTGTCGAAGGAGGATTGGCGGTTCGCGCAGCAGATGAAGGGTGGCTCGAAGGTTGGAGGGATCGGGGATCGGAGGACATTGAGTGGAAGGGTGTATGATGATGGTGGTAATGGAGACATGTCACTGTTTTCTATGCAGCAGCGTGCTGGGTTTAATAAGGATGATGGTGGTTTGAAGCAGCAGCAGCGGAGGAGCGCCGCCGAGTGGGCCGGCGGCAACGATGGCTTGATCGGCTTGCCGGCATTGGGGCTTGGAAGGAGGCAGAGGAGCATTGCAGAG GGCGAGATGAATGGTGCAACATCGGCCTCCCAGCAGCCACATCATCTGCCTGTCGGTAATGTGTTTGATGATATTCCTGGAAAATCGGAGTCCCATTATGCTTATCTGCAGCAAGAATTGGATGCTTTGCAGTCCGGTGGAAATAAGCGGGGCATATCCGGTGCCCAAAATCTTTTCGGTTCAGCATCTCAATCTTATGCTTCTGCTTTAGGAGCCTCGCTGTCGAGGAGCAGCACCCCTGACACTCAACTTCTACCTAGAGCTGCTAGTCCTTGCCTTCCACCAATTGGGGATGGGAGGTCCGGCTCCGTAGATAAAAGAAGTTCCAATGGCCAAAACTCATTTAATGGCATCTCATCTAATTTAAATGAGCCTTCTGATTTGGTATCTGCTTTGGCTGGCATGAATCTGTCCCAAAATGATGTAATAGATGATGAGAAACATCCCCAGTCACCGAGGCACAATGAATCTGACTATACTCATGATGTTAAACAGCATGCATACTTAAACAGGTCTGATTCTTTGCCTTTTCAGCGTTCTGCTGCTACCCAACCCTATTTAAAAGCTAGTAGAAGTAGCGGTTTTGGATTGGATCTGAATAACTCATCGTTGTATGCAAACGAACTGCTAGAATCTCATAGGGTTGGTGGAGTTTCTGTTAACTCACACTTGAAAGGACCTTCTACACCAAATTTTACTAGCAGAGGTAATTCAGCTGCTCACTATCCGAATCTTGATGACTTGAGTATTCCGTATGCTAACTATGGCATGGCTGGGTACGCCAACAATCCGTCATCACCATCCATGATGGCAGGCCAGCTTGGGAACGGTAACTTGCCTCATTTCTATGAACATGCTGCTGCTTTGCCCGCACTAGGAGTGAATGCCATGGACTCTAGAGCCTTGGGAAGAGGTGCAACTTTAGGACCTTTGATGGCTGCGTCGGAGTTACAGAATGCGAGAGGGTTTGGAAGTCATGGAGCAGGTAGCACTCATCAGATGCCCTTGATGGATCCTTTGTATCTTCAATACCTGAGATCAGGGGAAGTTTCTTCTGCACAGCTTGCAGCCCTAAATGAATCGGCAATAAATAGGGAATACTTGAATGCTTCATTTAGAGATTTAGCTAGCCTCCAGAAAGCTTATTTGGAGTCTTTAATTGTCCCCCAAAAATCGCACTTTGGTGCCCCCTACCTTGGTAAGTCAGCCAGCTTGAGCCCTAATTCTGGCAGAAATCCATCATATGGTCTCGGTATGACATATCCAGGAAGTCCACTGGCTGGTTCTGTTTACCCAAACTCCTTCTATGGACCCAGTAGTCCTATGAGCCAAAGTGAACGGAATATGCGGTTGTCTGGAATGAGGAATGTGGCTGGCAGTGTCATGGGAGCTTGGCAAGCGAACACTGTTGGAAGTTTGGATGAGAATTTTCCATCTTCCTTGCTCGATGAGTTCAAAAGCAACAAAACCAAATGCTTTGAACTTGCAGAAATTGCTGGCCATGTTGTTGACTTCAG TTCTGACCAGTATGGAAGCCGTTTTATCCAACAGAAACTTGAGACAGCCACAATGGACGAGAAAAATATGGTTTTCCATGAAATCATGCCACAGGCTCTTTCTCTGATGACTGATGTCTTTGGTAATTATGTGATTCAGAAG TTTTTTGAGCATGGAACGCCGGCGCAGATAAGAGAACTGGCTGACCAACTTACCAGTCATGTGCTGACCCTAAGTCTTCAAATGTATGGCTGCCGAGTTATCCAGAAG GCAATAGAAGTTGTTGGTTTAGATCAGCAGACTCAAATGGTTGCAGAACTGGATGGTCATATCATGCGTTGTGTTCGTGATCAAAATGGGAACCATGTCATCCAGAAGTGTATTGAATGTGTACCTGAGGATTCAATCCAATTCATTGTGTCGACTTTTTATGACCAAGTTGTGACACTGTCAACTCATCCATATGGTTGCCGAGTTATACAG AGAGTCTTGGAGTACTGCCATGATCCCAAAACGCAGCAGATTATGATGGATGAGATTTTGCAGTCTGTCTGCATGTTAGCACAAGACCAATATGGGAATTATGTTGTACAG CATGTGCTGGAGCATGGCAAGCCACATGAGCGTTCGGCTATAATAAAAGAATTAACTGGGCAAATAGTGCAGATGAGCCAGCAGAAGTTTGCCTCCAATGTCATAGAGAAGTGTCTATCATTTGGAACACCTGCAGAGCGTCAATTCCTTGTAAATGAGATGCTTGGTTCTACTGATGAAAATGAGCCCCTACAG GCTATGATGAAGGATCAGTTTGCAAATTATGTTGTACAGAAAGTGTTGGAAACCTGTGATGACCAGCAGCTGGAGCTAATCCTTAATCGAATTAAGGTTCACCTGAATGCCTTGAAGAAGTATACTTATGGGAAGCACATTGTTGCTCGTGTAGAGAAATTGGTTGCTGCTGGAG AGAGGAGGATTAGCTTTCTGACCCTAAATCCTGCACAGGTGGTATAG
- the LOC130733701 gene encoding pumilio homolog 1-like isoform X5, giving the protein MSDVAIRSMMKNGDFGEDLAALRRQQVEANERERELAMLRSGSAPPTVDGSLTAVGGLYGGSGGGGRYFGNEDEIRADPGYADYYYSSANLNPRLPPPLVSKEDWRFAQQMKGGSKVGGIGDRRTLSGRVYDDGGNGDMSLFSMQQRAGFNKDDGGLKQQQRRSAAEWAGGNDGLIGLPALGLGRRQRSIAEVCQQGEMNGATSASQQPHHLPVGNVFDDIPGKSESHYAYLQQELDALQSGGNKRGISGAQNLFGSASQSYASALGASLSRSSTPDTQLLPRAASPCLPPIGDGRSGSVDKRSSNGQNSFNGISSNLNEPSDLVSALAGMNLSQNDVIDDEKHPQSPRHNESDYTHDVKQHAYLNRSDSLPFQRSAATQPYLKASRSSGFGLDLNNSSLYANELLESHRVGGVSVNSHLKGPSTPNFTSRGNSAAHYPNLDDLSIPYANYGMAGYANNPSSPSMMAGQLGNGNLPHFYEHAAALPALGVNAMDSRALGRGATLGPLMAASELQNARGFGSHGAGSTHQMPLMDPLYLQYLRSGEVSSAQLAALNESAINREYLNASFRDLASLQKAYLESLIVPQKSHFGAPYLGKSASLSPNSGRNPSYGLGMTYPGSPLAGSVYPNSFYGPSSPMSQSERNMRLSGMRNVAGSVMGAWQANTVGSLDENFPSSLLDEFKSNKTKCFELAEIAGHVVDFSSDQYGSRFIQQKLETATMDEKNMVFHEIMPQALSLMTDVFGNYVIQKFFEHGTPAQIRELADQLTSHVLTLSLQMYGCRVIQKAIEVVGLDQQTQMVAELDGHIMRCVRDQNGNHVIQKCIECVPEDSIQFIVSTFYDQVVTLSTHPYGCRVIQRVLEYCHDPKTQQIMMDEILQSVCMLAQDQYGNYVVQHVLEHGKPHERSAIIKELTGQIVQMSQQKFASNVIEKCLSFGTPAERQFLVNEMLGSTDENEPLQAMMKDQFANYVVQKVLETCDDQQLELILNRIKVHLNALKKYTYGKHIVARVEKLVAAGERRISFLTLNPAQVV; this is encoded by the exons ATGTCTGATGTGGCGATTCGATCGATGATGAAGAACGGTGATTTCGGCGAGGATTTGGCGGCGCTGAGGCGGCAGCAGGTGGAGGCGaatgagagggagagagaacTCGCGATGCTGCGAAGTGGGTCGGCGCCTCCTACGGTGGATGGTTCGTTGACGGCGGTTGGAGGGCTGTACGGTGGTTCTGGTGGCGGCGGAAGGTATTTTGGGAATGAGGATGAGATTCGTGCTGATCCGGGGTATGCTGATTATTACTACTCGAGCGCGAATCTGAACCCGCGGTTGCCGCCGCCTCTGGTGTCGAAGGAGGATTGGCGGTTCGCGCAGCAGATGAAGGGTGGCTCGAAGGTTGGAGGGATCGGGGATCGGAGGACATTGAGTGGAAGGGTGTATGATGATGGTGGTAATGGAGACATGTCACTGTTTTCTATGCAGCAGCGTGCTGGGTTTAATAAGGATGATGGTGGTTTGAAGCAGCAGCAGCGGAGGAGCGCCGCCGAGTGGGCCGGCGGCAACGATGGCTTGATCGGCTTGCCGGCATTGGGGCTTGGAAGGAGGCAGAGGAGCATTGCAGAGGTATGTCAG CAGGGCGAGATGAATGGTGCAACATCGGCCTCCCAGCAGCCACATCATCTGCCTGTCGGTAATGTGTTTGATGATATTCCTGGAAAATCGGAGTCCCATTATGCTTATCTGCAGCAAGAATTGGATGCTTTGCAGTCCGGTGGAAATAAGCGGGGCATATCCGGTGCCCAAAATCTTTTCGGTTCAGCATCTCAATCTTATGCTTCTGCTTTAGGAGCCTCGCTGTCGAGGAGCAGCACCCCTGACACTCAACTTCTACCTAGAGCTGCTAGTCCTTGCCTTCCACCAATTGGGGATGGGAGGTCCGGCTCCGTAGATAAAAGAAGTTCCAATGGCCAAAACTCATTTAATGGCATCTCATCTAATTTAAATGAGCCTTCTGATTTGGTATCTGCTTTGGCTGGCATGAATCTGTCCCAAAATGATGTAATAGATGATGAGAAACATCCCCAGTCACCGAGGCACAATGAATCTGACTATACTCATGATGTTAAACAGCATGCATACTTAAACAGGTCTGATTCTTTGCCTTTTCAGCGTTCTGCTGCTACCCAACCCTATTTAAAAGCTAGTAGAAGTAGCGGTTTTGGATTGGATCTGAATAACTCATCGTTGTATGCAAACGAACTGCTAGAATCTCATAGGGTTGGTGGAGTTTCTGTTAACTCACACTTGAAAGGACCTTCTACACCAAATTTTACTAGCAGAGGTAATTCAGCTGCTCACTATCCGAATCTTGATGACTTGAGTATTCCGTATGCTAACTATGGCATGGCTGGGTACGCCAACAATCCGTCATCACCATCCATGATGGCAGGCCAGCTTGGGAACGGTAACTTGCCTCATTTCTATGAACATGCTGCTGCTTTGCCCGCACTAGGAGTGAATGCCATGGACTCTAGAGCCTTGGGAAGAGGTGCAACTTTAGGACCTTTGATGGCTGCGTCGGAGTTACAGAATGCGAGAGGGTTTGGAAGTCATGGAGCAGGTAGCACTCATCAGATGCCCTTGATGGATCCTTTGTATCTTCAATACCTGAGATCAGGGGAAGTTTCTTCTGCACAGCTTGCAGCCCTAAATGAATCGGCAATAAATAGGGAATACTTGAATGCTTCATTTAGAGATTTAGCTAGCCTCCAGAAAGCTTATTTGGAGTCTTTAATTGTCCCCCAAAAATCGCACTTTGGTGCCCCCTACCTTGGTAAGTCAGCCAGCTTGAGCCCTAATTCTGGCAGAAATCCATCATATGGTCTCGGTATGACATATCCAGGAAGTCCACTGGCTGGTTCTGTTTACCCAAACTCCTTCTATGGACCCAGTAGTCCTATGAGCCAAAGTGAACGGAATATGCGGTTGTCTGGAATGAGGAATGTGGCTGGCAGTGTCATGGGAGCTTGGCAAGCGAACACTGTTGGAAGTTTGGATGAGAATTTTCCATCTTCCTTGCTCGATGAGTTCAAAAGCAACAAAACCAAATGCTTTGAACTTGCAGAAATTGCTGGCCATGTTGTTGACTTCAG TTCTGACCAGTATGGAAGCCGTTTTATCCAACAGAAACTTGAGACAGCCACAATGGACGAGAAAAATATGGTTTTCCATGAAATCATGCCACAGGCTCTTTCTCTGATGACTGATGTCTTTGGTAATTATGTGATTCAGAAG TTTTTTGAGCATGGAACGCCGGCGCAGATAAGAGAACTGGCTGACCAACTTACCAGTCATGTGCTGACCCTAAGTCTTCAAATGTATGGCTGCCGAGTTATCCAGAAG GCAATAGAAGTTGTTGGTTTAGATCAGCAGACTCAAATGGTTGCAGAACTGGATGGTCATATCATGCGTTGTGTTCGTGATCAAAATGGGAACCATGTCATCCAGAAGTGTATTGAATGTGTACCTGAGGATTCAATCCAATTCATTGTGTCGACTTTTTATGACCAAGTTGTGACACTGTCAACTCATCCATATGGTTGCCGAGTTATACAG AGAGTCTTGGAGTACTGCCATGATCCCAAAACGCAGCAGATTATGATGGATGAGATTTTGCAGTCTGTCTGCATGTTAGCACAAGACCAATATGGGAATTATGTTGTACAG CATGTGCTGGAGCATGGCAAGCCACATGAGCGTTCGGCTATAATAAAAGAATTAACTGGGCAAATAGTGCAGATGAGCCAGCAGAAGTTTGCCTCCAATGTCATAGAGAAGTGTCTATCATTTGGAACACCTGCAGAGCGTCAATTCCTTGTAAATGAGATGCTTGGTTCTACTGATGAAAATGAGCCCCTACAG GCTATGATGAAGGATCAGTTTGCAAATTATGTTGTACAGAAAGTGTTGGAAACCTGTGATGACCAGCAGCTGGAGCTAATCCTTAATCGAATTAAGGTTCACCTGAATGCCTTGAAGAAGTATACTTATGGGAAGCACATTGTTGCTCGTGTAGAGAAATTGGTTGCTGCTGGAG AGAGGAGGATTAGCTTTCTGACCCTAAATCCTGCACAGGTGGTATAG
- the LOC130733701 gene encoding pumilio homolog 1-like isoform X1 → MVSDSYSSKKMSDVAIRSMMKNGDFGEDLAALRRQQVEANERERELAMLRSGSAPPTVDGSLTAVGGLYGGSGGGGRYFGNEDEIRADPGYADYYYSSANLNPRLPPPLVSKEDWRFAQQMKGGSKVGGIGDRRTLSGRVYDDGGNGDMSLFSMQQRAGFNKDDGGLKQQQRRSAAEWAGGNDGLIGLPALGLGRRQRSIAEVCQQGEMNGATSASQQPHHLPVGNVFDDIPGKSESHYAYLQQELDALQSGGNKRGISGAQNLFGSASQSYASALGASLSRSSTPDTQLLPRAASPCLPPIGDGRSGSVDKRSSNGQNSFNGISSNLNEPSDLVSALAGMNLSQNDVIDDEKHPQSPRHNESDYTHDVKQHAYLNRSDSLPFQRSAATQPYLKASRSSGFGLDLNNSSLYANELLESHRVGGVSVNSHLKGPSTPNFTSRGNSAAHYPNLDDLSIPYANYGMAGYANNPSSPSMMAGQLGNGNLPHFYEHAAALPALGVNAMDSRALGRGATLGPLMAASELQNARGFGSHGAGSTHQMPLMDPLYLQYLRSGEVSSAQLAALNESAINREYLNASFRDLASLQKAYLESLIVPQKSHFGAPYLGKSASLSPNSGRNPSYGLGMTYPGSPLAGSVYPNSFYGPSSPMSQSERNMRLSGMRNVAGSVMGAWQANTVGSLDENFPSSLLDEFKSNKTKCFELAEIAGHVVDFSSDQYGSRFIQQKLETATMDEKNMVFHEIMPQALSLMTDVFGNYVIQKFFEHGTPAQIRELADQLTSHVLTLSLQMYGCRVIQKAIEVVGLDQQTQMVAELDGHIMRCVRDQNGNHVIQKCIECVPEDSIQFIVSTFYDQVVTLSTHPYGCRVIQRVLEYCHDPKTQQIMMDEILQSVCMLAQDQYGNYVVQHVLEHGKPHERSAIIKELTGQIVQMSQQKFASNVIEKCLSFGTPAERQFLVNEMLGSTDENEPLQAMMKDQFANYVVQKVLETCDDQQLELILNRIKVHLNALKKYTYGKHIVARVEKLVAAGERRISFLTLNPAQVV, encoded by the exons ATGGTTAGTGATAGCTACTCGTCGAAGAAGATGTCTGATGTGGCGATTCGATCGATGATGAAGAACGGTGATTTCGGCGAGGATTTGGCGGCGCTGAGGCGGCAGCAGGTGGAGGCGaatgagagggagagagaacTCGCGATGCTGCGAAGTGGGTCGGCGCCTCCTACGGTGGATGGTTCGTTGACGGCGGTTGGAGGGCTGTACGGTGGTTCTGGTGGCGGCGGAAGGTATTTTGGGAATGAGGATGAGATTCGTGCTGATCCGGGGTATGCTGATTATTACTACTCGAGCGCGAATCTGAACCCGCGGTTGCCGCCGCCTCTGGTGTCGAAGGAGGATTGGCGGTTCGCGCAGCAGATGAAGGGTGGCTCGAAGGTTGGAGGGATCGGGGATCGGAGGACATTGAGTGGAAGGGTGTATGATGATGGTGGTAATGGAGACATGTCACTGTTTTCTATGCAGCAGCGTGCTGGGTTTAATAAGGATGATGGTGGTTTGAAGCAGCAGCAGCGGAGGAGCGCCGCCGAGTGGGCCGGCGGCAACGATGGCTTGATCGGCTTGCCGGCATTGGGGCTTGGAAGGAGGCAGAGGAGCATTGCAGAGGTATGTCAG CAGGGCGAGATGAATGGTGCAACATCGGCCTCCCAGCAGCCACATCATCTGCCTGTCGGTAATGTGTTTGATGATATTCCTGGAAAATCGGAGTCCCATTATGCTTATCTGCAGCAAGAATTGGATGCTTTGCAGTCCGGTGGAAATAAGCGGGGCATATCCGGTGCCCAAAATCTTTTCGGTTCAGCATCTCAATCTTATGCTTCTGCTTTAGGAGCCTCGCTGTCGAGGAGCAGCACCCCTGACACTCAACTTCTACCTAGAGCTGCTAGTCCTTGCCTTCCACCAATTGGGGATGGGAGGTCCGGCTCCGTAGATAAAAGAAGTTCCAATGGCCAAAACTCATTTAATGGCATCTCATCTAATTTAAATGAGCCTTCTGATTTGGTATCTGCTTTGGCTGGCATGAATCTGTCCCAAAATGATGTAATAGATGATGAGAAACATCCCCAGTCACCGAGGCACAATGAATCTGACTATACTCATGATGTTAAACAGCATGCATACTTAAACAGGTCTGATTCTTTGCCTTTTCAGCGTTCTGCTGCTACCCAACCCTATTTAAAAGCTAGTAGAAGTAGCGGTTTTGGATTGGATCTGAATAACTCATCGTTGTATGCAAACGAACTGCTAGAATCTCATAGGGTTGGTGGAGTTTCTGTTAACTCACACTTGAAAGGACCTTCTACACCAAATTTTACTAGCAGAGGTAATTCAGCTGCTCACTATCCGAATCTTGATGACTTGAGTATTCCGTATGCTAACTATGGCATGGCTGGGTACGCCAACAATCCGTCATCACCATCCATGATGGCAGGCCAGCTTGGGAACGGTAACTTGCCTCATTTCTATGAACATGCTGCTGCTTTGCCCGCACTAGGAGTGAATGCCATGGACTCTAGAGCCTTGGGAAGAGGTGCAACTTTAGGACCTTTGATGGCTGCGTCGGAGTTACAGAATGCGAGAGGGTTTGGAAGTCATGGAGCAGGTAGCACTCATCAGATGCCCTTGATGGATCCTTTGTATCTTCAATACCTGAGATCAGGGGAAGTTTCTTCTGCACAGCTTGCAGCCCTAAATGAATCGGCAATAAATAGGGAATACTTGAATGCTTCATTTAGAGATTTAGCTAGCCTCCAGAAAGCTTATTTGGAGTCTTTAATTGTCCCCCAAAAATCGCACTTTGGTGCCCCCTACCTTGGTAAGTCAGCCAGCTTGAGCCCTAATTCTGGCAGAAATCCATCATATGGTCTCGGTATGACATATCCAGGAAGTCCACTGGCTGGTTCTGTTTACCCAAACTCCTTCTATGGACCCAGTAGTCCTATGAGCCAAAGTGAACGGAATATGCGGTTGTCTGGAATGAGGAATGTGGCTGGCAGTGTCATGGGAGCTTGGCAAGCGAACACTGTTGGAAGTTTGGATGAGAATTTTCCATCTTCCTTGCTCGATGAGTTCAAAAGCAACAAAACCAAATGCTTTGAACTTGCAGAAATTGCTGGCCATGTTGTTGACTTCAG TTCTGACCAGTATGGAAGCCGTTTTATCCAACAGAAACTTGAGACAGCCACAATGGACGAGAAAAATATGGTTTTCCATGAAATCATGCCACAGGCTCTTTCTCTGATGACTGATGTCTTTGGTAATTATGTGATTCAGAAG TTTTTTGAGCATGGAACGCCGGCGCAGATAAGAGAACTGGCTGACCAACTTACCAGTCATGTGCTGACCCTAAGTCTTCAAATGTATGGCTGCCGAGTTATCCAGAAG GCAATAGAAGTTGTTGGTTTAGATCAGCAGACTCAAATGGTTGCAGAACTGGATGGTCATATCATGCGTTGTGTTCGTGATCAAAATGGGAACCATGTCATCCAGAAGTGTATTGAATGTGTACCTGAGGATTCAATCCAATTCATTGTGTCGACTTTTTATGACCAAGTTGTGACACTGTCAACTCATCCATATGGTTGCCGAGTTATACAG AGAGTCTTGGAGTACTGCCATGATCCCAAAACGCAGCAGATTATGATGGATGAGATTTTGCAGTCTGTCTGCATGTTAGCACAAGACCAATATGGGAATTATGTTGTACAG CATGTGCTGGAGCATGGCAAGCCACATGAGCGTTCGGCTATAATAAAAGAATTAACTGGGCAAATAGTGCAGATGAGCCAGCAGAAGTTTGCCTCCAATGTCATAGAGAAGTGTCTATCATTTGGAACACCTGCAGAGCGTCAATTCCTTGTAAATGAGATGCTTGGTTCTACTGATGAAAATGAGCCCCTACAG GCTATGATGAAGGATCAGTTTGCAAATTATGTTGTACAGAAAGTGTTGGAAACCTGTGATGACCAGCAGCTGGAGCTAATCCTTAATCGAATTAAGGTTCACCTGAATGCCTTGAAGAAGTATACTTATGGGAAGCACATTGTTGCTCGTGTAGAGAAATTGGTTGCTGCTGGAG AGAGGAGGATTAGCTTTCTGACCCTAAATCCTGCACAGGTGGTATAG